In the genome of Mycobacterium kansasii ATCC 12478, one region contains:
- a CDS encoding acid phosphatase, translated as MGIHEHRLLLVRHGDTEWSNSGQHTGRTDIELTEAGRMQAELAGKALGELDLDNPLVISSPRKRALTTAELAGLTVDEISPLIAEWDYGAYEGLTTAQIREVEPDWLVWTHGCPDGESVAQVSERADRAVALALEHLASRDVVFVGHSHFSRAVITRWVELPLVEGTRFYMHTASVSICGFEHGIRQLCALGVKGYPGN; from the coding sequence ATGGGCATACACGAACACCGGCTGCTGCTGGTCCGCCACGGCGACACGGAGTGGTCGAATTCGGGCCAGCACACCGGCCGAACCGATATCGAGCTGACCGAAGCCGGCCGGATGCAGGCCGAGCTGGCCGGAAAGGCTCTGGGCGAACTCGATCTCGACAACCCACTGGTGATCAGTAGCCCACGTAAACGGGCCCTGACCACCGCCGAGTTGGCCGGGCTGACGGTCGACGAGATATCTCCACTGATCGCCGAATGGGACTATGGCGCCTACGAGGGGCTGACGACCGCCCAGATCCGCGAGGTCGAACCAGACTGGCTGGTGTGGACGCACGGATGCCCCGACGGTGAAAGCGTCGCGCAGGTCAGCGAGCGCGCTGACCGTGCCGTCGCGCTGGCACTGGAACACCTGGCGTCACGCGACGTCGTGTTCGTCGGCCACAGCCACTTTTCGCGGGCGGTGATCACCCGCTGGGTCGAGCTACCGCTCGTCGAGGGCACCCGCTTCTACATGCACACCGCCTCGGTCAGCATCTGCGGGTTCGAACACGGGATACGCCAGCTCTGCGCGCTCGGAGTGAAGGGGTATCCCGGCAATTGA
- a CDS encoding ParA family protein, with amino-acid sequence MTETRVLAVANQKGGVAKTTTVASLGAAMVDKGRRVLLVDLDPQGCLTFSLGQDPDKLPVSVHEVLLGEVEPNTALVTTMEGMALLPANIDLAGAEAMLLMRAGREYALKRALAKLSDQFDVVIVDCPPSLGVLTLNGLTAADEVIVPLQCETLAHRGVGQLLRTVADVQQITNPNLRLLGALPTLYDSRTTHTRDVLLDVADRYGLPVLAPPIPRTVRFAEASASGSSVMAGRKNKGAVAYRDLAQALLKHWKSGKPLPTFAVEL; translated from the coding sequence GTGACAGAGACCCGGGTACTGGCGGTGGCCAACCAGAAGGGCGGGGTGGCCAAGACGACGACGGTCGCCTCGCTCGGCGCGGCGATGGTGGACAAGGGACGGCGGGTGCTACTCGTCGACCTGGATCCGCAGGGTTGCTTGACGTTCTCGCTTGGCCAGGACCCCGACAAGCTACCCGTGTCCGTGCACGAGGTGCTGCTCGGGGAAGTGGAGCCGAACACCGCGCTGGTGACCACCATGGAGGGAATGGCGCTGCTGCCGGCCAACATCGACTTGGCCGGCGCCGAAGCGATGTTGTTGATGCGTGCCGGCCGGGAGTATGCGCTCAAGCGGGCGCTGGCCAAACTCTCCGACCAGTTCGACGTGGTCATCGTCGACTGTCCGCCGTCATTGGGGGTGCTCACGCTCAACGGACTCACGGCCGCCGACGAAGTCATTGTTCCGTTGCAGTGCGAGACGCTGGCCCACCGCGGTGTTGGACAGCTCCTGCGCACCGTCGCTGACGTTCAGCAGATCACCAACCCGAATCTGCGGTTGCTGGGGGCCCTACCTACCCTCTATGACTCCCGAACCACCCATACCCGCGACGTACTGCTCGATGTCGCCGATCGCTACGGCCTGCCGGTGCTGGCCCCGCCGATTCCGCGAACGGTGCGTTTCGCAGAGGCCAGCGCATCGGGCTCGTCGGTCATGGCCGGGCGCAAGAACAAGGGGGCGGTGGCCTATCGCGACCTGGCCCAGGCGCTACTGAAGCACTGGAAGTCGGGCAAGCCGCTGCCCACATTCGCCGTGGAGCTTTAG
- a CDS encoding DEAD/DEAH box helicase: MTALKGTTELSFAQLGVRDEIVRALREKGIEHPFAIQELTLPLALAGEDVIGQARTGMGKTFAFGVPLLQRITSDTAARPLTGTPRALVVVPTRELCLQVTDDLATAAKYLTAEETRRLSVVSIYGGRAYEPQVEALRAGADVVVGTPGRLLDLSQQGHLQLGGLSVLVLDEADEMLDLGFLPDIERILRQIPAERQSMLFSATMPDPIITLARTFMVQPTHIRAEAPHSLAVHDTTEQFVYRAHALDKVELVSRILQARDRGATMIFTRTKRTAQKVADELKERGFAVGAVHGDLGQIAREKALKAFRGGDVNVLVATDVAARGIDIDDVTHVINYQCPEDEKMYVHRIGRTGRAGRTGVAVTLVDWDELDRWTTIDTALGLGSPDPAETYSNSPHLYAELSIPAEAAAAVGPPRASQPKRRATDQEGQQSVTARSGARRRQRTRGGKPVTGHPAPGPANEAAAEPGSASGSSSPSSNAGNTRRRRRRRKPACVPDSATASAN; this comes from the coding sequence ATGACTGCACTTAAAGGCACAACCGAACTCAGCTTTGCCCAACTCGGAGTCCGCGACGAAATTGTGCGCGCGCTGCGGGAAAAGGGCATTGAGCATCCCTTTGCTATCCAAGAACTCACCCTGCCCTTGGCGCTGGCCGGCGAAGACGTGATCGGCCAAGCCCGAACGGGCATGGGCAAGACTTTCGCGTTCGGCGTGCCGCTGTTGCAGCGCATAACCTCCGACACCGCCGCGCGCCCGCTCACCGGTACCCCCCGGGCCTTGGTGGTGGTGCCCACCCGCGAGTTGTGCCTGCAGGTCACCGATGACCTGGCCACCGCGGCCAAGTACCTCACCGCCGAGGAAACGCGTCGCTTGTCGGTGGTCTCCATTTACGGAGGGCGGGCCTACGAGCCCCAGGTCGAGGCGCTGCGCGCCGGCGCCGACGTCGTCGTGGGCACCCCGGGCCGGCTGCTGGACCTGTCCCAGCAGGGCCATCTGCAGCTGGGCGGCCTGTCGGTGCTGGTGCTCGACGAGGCCGACGAGATGTTGGATCTGGGCTTTCTACCCGACATCGAGCGCATTCTGCGACAAATCCCCGCCGAGCGGCAATCGATGCTGTTTTCCGCCACCATGCCGGACCCGATCATCACCCTGGCCCGCACTTTCATGGTGCAGCCGACCCATATCCGGGCCGAGGCACCGCACTCCCTGGCCGTGCACGACACCACCGAGCAGTTCGTCTACCGCGCCCACGCCCTGGACAAGGTGGAGCTGGTCAGCCGGATCCTGCAGGCCCGCGACCGGGGCGCGACGATGATCTTCACCCGCACCAAGCGCACCGCGCAGAAGGTTGCCGACGAGCTGAAGGAGCGCGGCTTCGCGGTCGGCGCCGTGCACGGCGATCTTGGGCAGATAGCGCGTGAAAAGGCGCTCAAGGCCTTCCGCGGCGGCGACGTCAACGTGCTTGTCGCCACCGACGTGGCCGCGCGCGGCATCGACATCGACGACGTCACCCATGTCATCAACTACCAGTGCCCCGAGGACGAAAAGATGTACGTCCACCGCATCGGGCGCACCGGCCGGGCCGGACGCACCGGCGTCGCGGTCACCCTGGTGGACTGGGACGAGCTGGACCGCTGGACGACGATCGACACGGCACTGGGCCTGGGCTCCCCCGACCCCGCCGAAACCTACTCCAACTCACCGCACCTGTACGCCGAGCTGTCCATCCCGGCCGAGGCCGCCGCGGCCGTCGGTCCCCCACGCGCGTCGCAGCCCAAGCGCCGTGCCACGGATCAGGAGGGCCAGCAATCGGTAACCGCTCGCTCCGGCGCGAGGCGTCGACAGCGCACCCGCGGCGGCAAACCGGTCACCGGGCATCCCGCCCCCGGCCCCGCGAATGAGGCCGCTGCAGAGCCCGGGTCCGCTTCCGGGTCGAGCTCCCCTTCGTCGAACGCCGGGAACACCCGGCGCCGGCGTCGACGCCGCAAGCCCGCCTGCGTCCCGGACAGCGCCACCGCCTCGGCCAACTGA
- a CDS encoding ferritin-like fold-containing protein, which translates to MTSPTSADQVADSTRPRLPADHPGVNELFALLAYGEVAAFYRLTDEARMAPNLQGRISMASIAAAEMAHYELLRDALERRGVDVVPAMSKYVSALENYHRLTMPSTWLEALVKTYVADALAADLYLQIADGLPDEVADVVRAALAETGHSQFVVAEVRAAVTASGKQRSRLALWSRRLLGEAITQAQLLLADHDELVDLVVAGSGGLGQLSAFFERLQQTHDQRMRELGLA; encoded by the coding sequence ATGACTTCGCCCACATCCGCCGATCAGGTGGCCGATTCGACCAGGCCACGGTTACCGGCGGACCATCCCGGCGTCAACGAGTTGTTCGCGCTGCTGGCCTATGGCGAAGTGGCGGCCTTTTATCGGCTGACCGACGAGGCGCGGATGGCGCCGAATCTGCAGGGGCGGATCTCGATGGCCAGCATCGCGGCCGCCGAAATGGCTCACTACGAGCTATTGCGCGACGCGCTGGAGCGCCGCGGTGTCGACGTGGTGCCGGCGATGTCGAAGTATGTGTCGGCATTGGAGAACTACCACCGGCTGACGATGCCGAGTACCTGGCTGGAAGCTCTGGTAAAGACGTATGTCGCCGACGCGCTGGCCGCGGATCTGTACCTGCAGATCGCCGACGGGTTACCCGACGAGGTTGCCGACGTGGTTCGGGCGGCGTTGGCCGAGACCGGGCACTCCCAATTCGTGGTCGCCGAGGTACGTGCGGCAGTCACCGCCAGCGGCAAACAGCGCAGCCGTCTTGCGCTGTGGTCACGCCGACTCCTGGGCGAGGCAATCACGCAAGCTCAATTGCTGCTGGCCGATCACGACGAACTGGTCGACTTGGTGGTAGCGGGCTCCGGTGGCCTGGGCCAGCTCAGCGCCTTCTTCGAGCGTCTGCAGCAGACTCACGACCAACGTATGCGCGAACTCGGTCTGGCCTGA
- a CDS encoding DUF3107 domain-containing protein — MEVKIGITDSPRELVFASAQTPDEVEELVAAALREDSGLLSLSDDRGRRFLIDAAKIAYVEIGVADARRVGFGIGADAARS, encoded by the coding sequence GTGGAGGTCAAGATCGGTATCACGGACAGTCCGCGCGAGCTGGTCTTTGCCAGTGCACAGACCCCCGATGAGGTCGAAGAACTCGTTGCCGCAGCGCTGCGTGAGGATTCGGGTCTGTTGAGCCTCAGCGACGACCGGGGCCGTCGGTTCCTGATTGATGCCGCCAAGATCGCCTATGTCGAAATCGGCGTCGCCGACGCCCGCCGGGTCGGGTTCGGAATCGGCGCAGACGCAGCGCGGAGCTAG
- a CDS encoding TetR/AcrR family transcriptional regulator, whose amino-acid sequence MSDLAKAAQRRAVRSADRMRPVEVPAPNRKGNRLPRDERRGQLLVVASDVFVDRGYHAAGMDEIADRAGVSKPVLYQHFSSKLELYLAVLKRHVDNLVCGVQQALRTTTDNRGRLHAAVQAFFDFIDHDGQGYRLIFENDYVTEPEVAAQVRVATESCIDAVFALISEDSGLDPHRARMIAVGLVGMSVDCARYWLDSDRPISKSDAVEGTVQFAWGGLSHVPLARS is encoded by the coding sequence ATGAGCGATCTCGCCAAAGCCGCGCAACGGCGTGCCGTCAGATCGGCCGACCGCATGCGGCCAGTGGAGGTTCCGGCCCCGAACCGCAAAGGCAATCGGCTGCCCCGCGATGAGCGCCGTGGCCAGTTGCTTGTCGTAGCCAGCGACGTCTTTGTCGACCGCGGCTACCACGCCGCCGGCATGGACGAGATCGCCGACCGCGCTGGTGTCAGCAAACCTGTTCTGTATCAGCACTTTTCGAGCAAGCTGGAACTGTATCTGGCGGTACTCAAGCGGCATGTGGACAACCTGGTGTGCGGCGTCCAGCAGGCGCTGCGTACCACCACCGACAACCGCGGGCGGCTACACGCGGCGGTGCAGGCATTCTTCGACTTCATCGATCACGACGGCCAGGGGTACCGGCTGATCTTCGAGAACGACTACGTCACCGAGCCCGAGGTCGCCGCTCAGGTGCGCGTTGCCACCGAATCATGCATCGACGCGGTGTTCGCCCTGATCAGTGAGGACTCGGGGCTGGACCCGCACCGCGCCCGGATGATCGCGGTGGGCTTGGTCGGGATGAGCGTCGACTGCGCCCGGTACTGGCTGGATTCCGACCGCCCCATTTCCAAGTCGGACGCCGTCGAGGGCACCGTGCAGTTCGCCTGGGGTGGTCTGTCGCACGTGCCCCTTGCCCGCTCCTAG